A genomic region of Staphylococcus roterodami contains the following coding sequences:
- a CDS encoding PH domain-containing protein, which yields MSNQLIKSKSPKQALVYYYITNGLEFLLSVIIYAIFYIVWLKFEWSQYLLYILFVFCTFTVLKLIIKPLWQYHCRYYKVDQSSIQYRTSFLIYKEETSRIERLQYLSIKSNPLSQMLKLYKVEFVTAGHSIRLPMMSDSDIKIIEEQTLSNLKGVESDV from the coding sequence ATGTCTAATCAACTTATAAAGTCTAAAAGCCCTAAGCAGGCTTTGGTATATTACTATATTACAAATGGCTTAGAATTTTTGTTGAGTGTTATTATATATGCCATTTTCTATATAGTATGGTTAAAGTTTGAATGGTCACAATACTTACTTTATATCTTGTTTGTTTTTTGCACCTTTACCGTTTTAAAATTAATTATTAAACCATTATGGCAATACCACTGTCGTTACTATAAAGTAGATCAATCAAGTATTCAGTATCGTACATCTTTTCTAATATATAAAGAAGAAACGAGTCGAATCGAACGATTGCAATATTTGTCGATTAAATCTAATCCATTAAGTCAAATGCTTAAATTGTATAAAGTTGAATTTGTGACAGCTGGTCATTCGATTAGATTACCAATGATGTCAGATAGTGATATTAAAATTATCGAAGAACAAACTCTGTCAAATTTGAAAGGGGTTGAAAGTGATGTCTAA
- a CDS encoding sensor histidine kinase KdpD, whose amino-acid sequence MTNTESLKIGKKRGSLTIYICYSPGVGKTFEMLSNAIDLYQNGVDIKIGYIEPHQRRETEALAKKLPKIATNVTKHGSHSFQYLNIDRIIEEAPAIVLIDELAHTNISRERHEKRHMDIEEILNHGIDVHTTLNIQHIESLSSQIESMTGVQVKERVPDYFIIGADVLEVVDISPTQLIKRLKAGKVYKKDRLEVAFSNFFTYEHLSELRTLTLRTVADLMSDKEKLRHNHKTVMTPHIAVAISGSIYNEAVIKEAFRIAQKEHAKFTAIYIDIFEKNRHHHDSQKHVHRHLMLAKSLGAKVKVVYGKSVASALDEWCKNQDVTKLIIGQHIRNKWVDFFNTPLIDRLMSFDHHYKIEIVPIKQISVALNTNKIPYRPKSKRFAIDMLKMLLIQMIFILMGLWVYELDKYESSTIILMLFLIGIILVSIWTQSYMIGFLAAILNVFVFNYFFTEPRFTFEVYRFDYPITFIVSILTSILTSALLKQIKLQYSITKKQLYRTDLLLQFNASIKQTYTVKDLLVNAGHQIYQLLQQSITIYVIDDSKVSKTIPLQHDIDLKNQHYEQVLGWVIKNESQAGATTDTFPGINQWFIPIGTSPIKGVVAINCQQSQTINPYDASILESMLNELSLAVENVSLLKQTRESMLQAERQLTHSNFLRSISHDIRTPLTAIMGNLDILMTHNKLMPFNEQQQLLLNSYQESQYLYHLVTNILSLTRLQSSNVYIKLQPYLVSELVEEIDTILKRRHLKDNVTISLTEDIHFVRIDSKLILQAIFNLIENAIKHSPSNTTIKLCIHRPNDKQVRFSVIDEGPGISAQEQQKIFEPFYTGVNKHFKDNQKESMGLGLYLVQTILHKHHSTLQYKMNQPHGSIFYFNIDIDLSEGDV is encoded by the coding sequence ATGACGAACACTGAATCGCTAAAAATAGGAAAGAAGCGTGGATCTCTAACCATCTATATATGTTATAGTCCTGGTGTTGGTAAAACGTTTGAGATGCTATCGAATGCGATTGATTTATATCAAAATGGTGTTGATATAAAAATTGGATATATCGAACCACATCAACGTCGTGAAACCGAAGCATTGGCAAAAAAATTACCCAAAATCGCAACTAATGTCACAAAACATGGTAGCCATAGTTTTCAGTATTTGAATATAGACCGTATTATTGAAGAAGCGCCGGCGATTGTTCTGATCGATGAGTTAGCGCATACAAATATATCAAGAGAGCGCCATGAAAAACGACACATGGATATTGAAGAAATTTTAAACCACGGTATAGATGTGCATACAACATTAAATATTCAGCATATCGAAAGCTTAAGTAGCCAAATAGAATCGATGACTGGTGTCCAAGTAAAAGAACGTGTACCTGATTATTTTATAATTGGCGCAGATGTCTTAGAAGTTGTAGATATTTCACCTACCCAATTAATAAAAAGGCTAAAAGCTGGAAAAGTATACAAAAAAGATCGTCTTGAAGTTGCATTTAGCAATTTTTTTACTTATGAACACTTAAGTGAGCTTAGAACGCTAACGCTACGCACTGTCGCTGATTTAATGAGTGATAAAGAAAAATTACGCCATAATCATAAAACAGTTATGACACCACATATTGCTGTAGCTATTAGTGGCAGTATTTACAATGAAGCGGTTATAAAAGAGGCTTTTCGCATTGCCCAAAAAGAACATGCAAAATTTACAGCTATTTATATAGATATTTTTGAAAAAAACAGGCATCACCATGATAGCCAAAAGCATGTTCATCGTCATCTTATGCTAGCTAAATCATTAGGCGCTAAAGTAAAAGTTGTCTACGGTAAAAGCGTAGCATCAGCTTTAGACGAATGGTGTAAAAATCAAGATGTAACCAAATTAATTATCGGACAACATATTAGAAATAAATGGGTAGACTTTTTTAATACACCATTGATTGATCGCTTAATGTCATTTGATCATCACTATAAAATTGAAATTGTTCCTATTAAACAAATTTCTGTCGCATTAAATACGAATAAAATACCTTATCGCCCTAAAAGTAAACGATTCGCTATAGATATGTTGAAAATGCTTTTGATTCAAATGATTTTTATATTAATGGGTTTATGGGTATATGAGCTTGATAAATATGAATCCAGTACTATTATCTTAATGCTCTTTCTCATTGGCATCATATTAGTATCAATTTGGACACAATCGTATATGATTGGATTTTTAGCAGCAATACTGAATGTCTTTGTTTTTAATTACTTTTTTACAGAACCAAGATTTACGTTTGAAGTATATCGCTTTGATTATCCAATTACATTTATTGTAAGTATTTTAACTAGTATTTTAACGAGCGCTTTATTAAAACAAATTAAACTTCAGTATTCAATTACTAAAAAGCAACTCTATCGAACAGATTTATTATTACAATTTAATGCTTCGATTAAACAAACATATACAGTAAAAGATTTATTGGTAAATGCAGGACACCAAATTTATCAATTATTGCAACAATCAATTACAATTTACGTGATAGACGACTCTAAAGTCAGTAAAACAATTCCATTGCAACATGACATTGACCTTAAAAACCAACATTATGAACAAGTGTTAGGTTGGGTTATCAAAAACGAAAGCCAAGCAGGTGCAACAACAGATACCTTTCCAGGCATTAATCAATGGTTCATCCCGATAGGTACTTCCCCTATCAAAGGTGTAGTAGCAATTAATTGTCAACAATCACAAACAATTAATCCGTATGATGCATCTATACTTGAATCTATGTTAAATGAACTATCCCTAGCAGTTGAGAATGTGTCATTATTAAAACAAACGAGAGAGTCTATGTTACAAGCTGAGCGCCAACTCACGCATTCTAATTTTTTGCGCTCAATTTCTCATGATATACGTACACCTTTAACAGCTATTATGGGAAATTTAGATATTTTGATGACACATAATAAACTAATGCCGTTCAATGAACAACAGCAATTATTGTTAAATAGTTACCAAGAAAGTCAGTATTTATATCATTTAGTAACCAATATATTGTCACTAACTCGATTACAATCTTCTAATGTTTATATCAAATTACAACCATATTTAGTTAGTGAATTAGTAGAGGAAATTGATACTATTTTAAAACGTCGTCATTTAAAAGATAATGTAACAATCTCATTAACTGAAGATATACATTTTGTGAGGATTGACAGTAAATTAATACTTCAAGCAATATTTAATTTAATTGAAAATGCAATAAAACATTCGCCTTCCAACACGACTATTAAATTATGTATTCATAGACCTAATGATAAACAAGTTCGATTTTCTGTTATTGATGAAGGTCCAGGTATAAGTGCGCAAGAACAACAAAAGATTTTTGAACCTTTTTACACTGGTGTTAATAAACATTTTAAAGATAACCAAAAAGAAAGTATGGGACTTGGTCTTTATTTAGTGCAGACGATACTGCATAAACATCATTCAACTTTACAATATAAAATGAATCAACCACATGGTAGTATATTTTATTTCAATATTGATATAGATTTAAGTGAAGGAGACGTATAA